The genomic window ACTCACGCCGGAACCGTCGAACCTAATCGAGTCGCTCAGCCATAGGCTGAGGTTTTATAGGATAATAAATAAAGTCGCTCTAAATCTGCATCTTGAAAGGGCATAACCTGCGACAAAAAGGCATATTGGCGGACGTAATTGTGCAGATAATGGCGAAACTCATCTTGGCGGGCCGGGTCGGTTAAATAGTTAAAGCGGGTAACAACAGTACGGAGTAGGGGTTGTAAATTTTTGGCCTTTTCGCCTTGCCGCAGAAAGAGTTCGGCTACTGCGGCAACTTCTTCGGGGGTGTAGAGTTGGAAATCGGCCAGCGTATCATATAGATCGTAGAGTTTATTGGGATCGCTACCTTCACTGAGTAGCGTGGTTTCGTAGTAAGGCTGAAACGCCTTTTGAATATCTTCAGCTTTGTTGGCAAAATCAAGCACCATTGTCTCGGTTTTGGCGGGGTGGGTGCGATTAAGACGGCTTAATGTTTGCACAGCGTTGACGCCGGTCAATACTTTATCCACATACATGGTGTGCAGCAGCGGCTGGTCAAAACCGGTTTGGAACTTTTCAGCCACAATCAAAAAACGGTAACCGGGTTTATTAAAGGTTCCGGCTGTTTGCGTGTCGGGGAAGCCGTTCATACTTGCCTCGGTATATTTTTTACCGCTATCTTCGATTTCACCAGAGAAGGCGACCAGCGCCGCAATATCATAACCTTGCTTTTTGAGATATTTATCAAAGGCGAGTTTGTAGCGCACGGCGTGTAAGCGGCTGCGGGTGACGACCATTGCCTTAGCCTGCCCCTTTCCGGCGGGGTTGGGAATACGATGGCGCGTTGTTTCCCAAAAATGCTCAACCATAATCTCGGTTTTTTGGGCAATGGTGAACTCATGCAGGCTGACGTAACGCTTCATTTGCCCAATTGCCTTGCTTTTGGGGTAACGCGGGTCATCTTCGATTTTTTTGAGCAAATTGAAGTAGGTGGTATAGGTGGTGTAGTTGGTCAGCACGTCAAGAATGAATTTTTCTTCAATGGCCTGACGCATCGAGTAGAGGTGAGAGGGTTGAAAACTGCCGTCCGGTTGTTCTTCGCCAAATAGCTCCAGGGTTTTTTGTTTGGGGGTGGCGGTGAAACCAAAAAAACTAAGGTTGCGCTGGCGGCCACGCTTGCTCATGCTGGCATTAATCAGGTCTTCACCCGTTAGCGGTTCATCAGAAGCCAGTTCGTCAGAAGCATCAGAAGTCCAACTTTTAATAAAAGTTGGACTTCTTTCACTACTTGCATCATCTACCGAGAGCACCTGTTTAATACTCTTGCTGGTTTCGCCGCTTTGGGAAGAGTGGGCTTCATCGGCAATAATGGTAAAACGGCGTCCCCGCATCGCGCCTTCAAAGGCTTCAATTGTGCCCGCTTCTTCTTTTTCAAGCTCCTGAATTTTTTGAATGACAACCGGGAATTTTTGTAAGGTAGTAACCACAATTTCACTGCCGCCTTCAAGGGCTTCAAGTAATTGTTGGCTATCTTTGTCAATAGCTTGCACCACCCCACTTTGTTTTTCAAACTGCAAAACGGCGTTGCGAAGCTGTTTATCAAGGATGCGCCGGTCGGTGATAACGATGACGGAGTCAAAGACGCGCTGGTTGTGGGCATCGTGCAGAGAAGCCAGCCGGTGAGAGAGCCAGGCAATGGTTTTACTTTTGCCGCTACCGGCGCTATGTTGAATGAGGTAGTTATGTCCAACCCCATGTTCTTTGGCCTGGGCCAGAAGGTGACGCACGGCGTGCCATTGGTGATAACGAGGAAAGATGAGTTTTTCACCGCCATCATCGGGGTCAACCTCGACAAAAATAAAGCTGGCGACCAATTCTAGCAGGTTAGCAGGGGCCAGGATTTCTTCCCAAAGATAGCTACTGGCGTAGCCATTGGGGTTGATGGGGTTGCCCGCCCCACCATGATCATCACCTCGATTGAAGGGCAAAAAATGAGTGGCCTGCCCCTTGAGATGGGTGGTCATATAAACGCTATCGCCATCTACGGCAAAATGGACCAGGCAGCGTTTGAAAGAAAGCAAGGGTTCGCCGCGCGGGTCGCGGTCACGCTGGTATTGCAAAATGGCGTTGATGGCGTTTTGCCCGGTCAGTTTGTTTTTGAGTTCAATGGTAACAATGGGCAGGCCGTTAAGAAAAATGACCAGATCAATGCTGTTGTTATTTTTGGCGCTGTATTGCACCTGCCGCATCACCGAAAAGATATTTTGGGCAAACTTGGCTTGGTGTTCCGGATTAAGCGTGGTGGCGGGTTGAAAATAGGCCAGTTCAAAAAAACAGCCAAAATCTTTGATGCCGTTGCGCAAAACGTGTAAGGTGCCTCGCCGCCTGATCTGGCTATCCAGGCGGCTGAGGAATTTGGGGACAACCGCCGTGCCGTGTTGTTCTTTTAGCCGCTGCCATTCTTCTTTTTGGGTGTTGATGATAAACTCAAGCAGTATGTCGGGGTCAACACAATGTTTCAGGTCGTAATGGGGGTTGTGCTTGCGGCCATTGCGTTGGCGAAAACCATACGCCGTATGAAGATGTTCTTCTATTTGGTCTTCAAATCCTTTTTCGCTGATGTCCATCCTGTTTTCTCCGGTTAGAAGTTCAACTTTTTAGAAAAGTTGAACTTCTAAACTTCTAAACCCATCTCAGTCAAACAGCAGATGCTCTATAATTTTATCATCTTCATCTTGATCTTCTACGTAAGCGCGATAGTCAGCTACAGAAGCAAATTGAGCCAGGATGATATTGGGTTTGGGTAATTTGCCGTTCCTTAATCCAATGTAATCCTGGTAGCTGGAGAAAACCCATTTTGCGGGTGACGTTACCAAACGGGCTTCAACGGGATTACGATGAATGTACCGGGTTAAATGGGTTAAGTAAGCTTGATTATCAACGTGCTTACCTTTGAACCGTCCTTGAAAAAGAGACCCAACCCGCTGTTGTTCTTTATTGATGGCTTTGGTATAGGATGTACCAAAAGGTTGCATCACCGCGTGGCTAAAATTTTCACTTTTTAGATGAACCAGCAAATGGTAATGGTTGGGCATCAGGCAATAAGCGATGATGTCAACAAGGTCGGGCTGAAAATAGTCGGCCAAACGCTGAATGAAAAAGCCCCAATTGCGCCGGGTAAAAAAAATTGGCTGGCGGTTTACGCCGCGATTATAGAGGTGATAGTATTCGCCGGAGACGTAGATAGTTTTGGTCATTGGCTGTTAGAAAAATAGAAGTTCAACTTTTTAAAAAAGTTGAACTTCTTGTTACTCCCGCACATCAATTTTGCCGGTGACTGCGGCTGAGATGAGAGCGGTGCGGTATTCCTTTAGTCGTTCAATAGCTTGTTCAACTCTTTCAATGAGAGTGCCAAGGTGAGTAATTTCCCGATCCAGGTAGGCGACAATGGCTATTTGTTCGGAAATGTCAGGAAGAGGTATTTTGACCTCTCTCATAGTACCAGAATAGATAACTTCAATAGTGGTTGAGTTACTCATCTCAAAAAGCTGACTTTGAATCAGGAAACTGTCCTGGATAAGTAGAACAAGAAACCTAGAAAAGAGTTTTTGAGGATTTGGTTGAATACGCATTAAGCAAGGATGTAAAATACCCAACTCTGCATCATCTGGTACAATCACACATCTCCCGATTGTACCACGTGTTGTGATAAGAATATCACCAGGATACACGGTAAAAGCCCGCAGGTCTGCATATTTCTCTTTTGAGATGTAGTTTTCACCTTGAGTAAGATCGCGATCTATGACATTTCGCTGGTTGTAAACTTTAATTTCACCGGACATCATCTCTGATGAAAGCAATTGGCTGCCAAAAGGACCTGTTTTGATAGCATCTCCCCTTGGGTTTGCAATAAATTTAATCTTTACTAACTGCCAATGCTCAGGAATCTCCCCCAGCCACTCGACACCGCTATCCTTCATTGGCGCAGTGGGGTCAAGCCCTTTGGTGACGGCGTGGCTGATAAGGGTGGTGCGTTTTTCTTGGAGACGTTCAATCAGTTGGCGTTTTTTGGCAATGAGGGTGTCAATCACGGCGGTTTCTTGGTCGAGGAAGTTGGCGATGGCTTGTTGTTCGGCAAGTGGGGGTATCAAGAACAAGGAATTATCCAAGTCATATTTTCCCAATCCATAACGGGTGATACCATTTGCCGCCATTTTATATTGGTCATCAATTCCAAATGAAGAAAATGATCGAAATAAATAACGCCCATCTACCCGAGTCTCATGTGGTCGAATGAGAGCCAAATGATACCCACATACGACATCTTTGAATTCTTCGGTAACCAAAGCAGGAACTGCAATATCATCCCAAGACTCGGAATCCTTTGTAACAATTACATCCCCTTGCTTCAACCCGAATCTTCGCACTTCACTTGGTGAAGCGGTAGACGGCATTAGCTCCAAATCTGCTGTGATGAAATCGTTGTAGTACACGTCAGTATAGTTACAAAGCCTAACAGGAATATCTTCATCTCTTGAGTGCTTATCCACATTGCTAAATGCGGTAGCCGCAATATGTTTAAGCCGACGTATTTCCCAATGTTCCGGCACTGTGTCAATTGAATCAAGACCGGATGGCTTGTATTTTGGGTACGGTTTAATTCCCATTAAACCCTCACCCCGTCATCGTCATCGTTTGGCTCAGAAGTCGGGCTTTTTTCAAAAAGCCCGACTTCTGGATTTATCCCGTTACCGCCAACCTGGGCCAACAAATCAATAATCTCACGCTCAAGCGTTCTGATGTCGTCCTCAATTTCGGCCAACTCGCGGGGCGGCCGGTAACGGTAAAAGTAGCGGGTAAAGCTAATCTCGTAGCCCACACGCCCCACCCGGCCGTCTTTTTCATCGGTAAAATTGGTGTCAATAAAAGCGTCGTCCACGTGGGGTTTTACTTCCCGGTTAAAATAGTCCCACACGTCTTCGGTGAGCGGTACTTTTTCATCCAGCCAGGAGTCGCCCAGTTCAGAAGTTGAGCTTTTTTGAAAAAGCTCAACTTCTTTATCTGGCTCGGCGGTTTCAGAAGTCGGGCTTTTTTGGAAAAGCCCGACTTCTCCTGCCGGCAGGGGAATATTTTCGTAGTCGCGCAGGTCGGTGTCCGGCTCCGGTTTGCCGTTTTTGTCAAAGCAGATTTTGGCGGCAGGGTCGGTTTCACCTAAAGCGGCCACAATGGCTTTGGTCAGGTTGGGGCTGAGTTTGAGCTGATGTTGTTTGGCGGTTTGGCGCAACACTTTCAAAAATTTGGCCCGATCATCTATCAACCCGGCAGGCAAATCATTCAGCATCGCCCGGATGGCGGCCTGTTGCTCCCGCCCGGCGGCTTCATCGGCTTCACGGATGGCAGGAATTTTCTTTTTGCTTTTGGCTAAATTTTGAAAGGCTGATTGTTCTTCCAAGCGGGCAATTCGCTCCGGGGTGTTTTGGAAGTTGAGGCGCAGGGGACGATCAATGCGGACTTTGCGGTAGCCAAAGAAATGCTTGGGATAGATGCGACAATTTTCTTCCTCAGCAAACCGGCGGTAAATGCCAGCGATCTCCGCAATTTGAGCCTCACTGATTTGGTGCCGTTTACTGCCCAGGCTTTTGCGCATCTTTTGGTAAAAATCAACGGCATTCACCAACTGTACTTTATCTTTGCGTTTTTTGCTCTTGCTGTTGGTCAGCACCCAAATGTAGGTGTTAATGCCGGTGTTATAAAAAAGCTGGTCGGGCAGGGCCACAATACCTTCCAACCAATCGTTTTCTATAATCCAACGGCGGATTTCACTTTCACCACTGCCGGCATCGCCCGTAAACAGCGGCGAGCCGTTGAAAATGATGGCAATGCGGCTGCCCTCCTCGTTATCCATTTTGCTGAGCATGTGCTGCAAAAAGAGCAGCGCGCCATCGTTGATGCGGGGCAACCCGGCTCCAAAACGTCCGTTTTTCCCCTGGCTCTCGTGCTCCTGTTTGATGATCCATTCAACCTTTTTCCAGGAGACGCAAAAAGGAGGATTGGAGAGCATGATGTTGAAGGTTTGCCCGCGATAACCGTCATCGCTAAAGCTGTTGCCAAATACAATGTTGTCCGGGTCTTCCCCTTTCAATAGCATATCGGATTTGGCAACCGCATAAGCGCTGGGATTCAATTCTTGCCCAAAGAGAACCACATTGGCCTTTTTGTTGCGCTGGATAATATACTCTCTGGCCACCGACAACATTCCGCCGGTGCCACACGCGGGGTCGTAGACTTTACGGATTTTATGGGGCACGTGCAAAACTTCGTCATCTTCGCTGAAGATCAACTCAACCATCAACCAAATGACTTCACGCGGGGTGAAGTGTTCACCGGCTGTTTCGGTGTATTGCTCGCTAAATCTACGGATCAGTTATGATTGTCTACCTCGGCGGGGTGCAGGTCAACCCGAAGGAATCGTTGCATGATGGGGTAGATCAGTTTGGATGATTGCAAGCGGCTAATTTGACGCCGAAAGTCGAACTTTTCAATGATGTCTTGCACTTCGGGGCTGTAACCGTTGAGATAGTGAACCAAGTTTTGGGCAAGGTCATCGGGGGCTTGCAGGAGTTTTTTCCAATCAAAATCGGAAGTATTGTAGACCAGGCTTCCGCCTGCTTTGGCTTGCAATTTGAAATCATTTGTATGGAAGTTATGGGTGGGAGATATGTAGACGGTAAAATTTCACAAGCTAACCCTACCAAGCAGCAACTACACGAACAGTCGCTGCCATCAGACGAGGCCCTACCCAAACAAAACGCCCTGCCCAGAAAAATCTACTTTGCCAGGGCAATTTGCCCCCATTTAAAACGCCAGAACAGGCCATATCACCTCACCAAAAGCCTGCTTTGACACTCCGCAACATTGGCCTTGTTGGGCGGATTTTCTCAATTTTGAGCAAAGAATGTTTTTATACTGGCTGCATATTCATTGGGCTTTGACAGAACGATTGCATGCCCGGCATCAGCCACAATTTTGAGCCGGGTATTTGGATAAAAAGCTACGATCTTGGTTCTATCGGCTTCTGTGCTCACCGGATCATTCTCTCCACCTATAACCAACACCTCGCCGGGCCAGGGTTTCCCCCCCACCTGGTCATATCCATATTTTTTTAACGTATCGGCCCCGGTACGAAAATGGCTCAGAACGTCTGCTTTGCTCAAACGCTTCTCAAAAATCTGAGCAAGGTATACCTGCCAAAAATCTCGCTGATTTCCCGGCACAGACAAAATTTGAAAAATACTCTTCTGGTAAATGTTCTTGACCATTTTACCCGGCAACATTGGGGCAAGGGCCAAGATAAGCGTCAAGGCCGCTCGCTGTAAGCGTGGTGCGGAAAGGGGACCGGCGCTACTCAAAACAAGCTTCTTTATCCGGGCCGGATACCGTTGAACCATTACTTGAGCAACCATACCGCCATAGGATTGCCCTAACACAAACACATTTTGGATTTGTTCCTGCTCAAGAATAGCCACAATCCCATCAACAATTTCGTCAATATGCCAAAGAGGAGGATAAGTTGGGACAATAACACGATAAGCGGGTTCAAATAACTGAACATAGGCAAAAGCGGTTTCAGCAATTCGTAACCCCCCGTTCAAGAATAAGAGGGTTTCCGGCCCTTTACCGCCAACCAGGTATTCCCATTGGACATTAGCTACAGTGATTTTTTGGCAAGGGTGTTCGGCCTGAAACTGGAGCAAGTTTTCTCTTTGATGGCTGAAAGTGGTAGTGGTCATTAATCTCCCTGGTGGCTTAAAATTTTGTCCACTCTTTGGCTCACTTCAAGGCAGGCCCGGCTATTATGATAGGGGCTTTTCCACATTCCGGCTTTTTCCCGGTTGAGGGGCCGTCCGGTTTTGTCAACTCCCCAAAACCACTCGCCATGCTCCCGGTCAATGAGATATTGTTTGATAAAGTCCCAACTTTTGAGAGACGCTTGCAGAAACGGCTGATGACGGCTCAATTGATAGGCGCTCAAAAACCCCACCATTGCTTCCGCCTGGGGCCACCAATGTTTGGCAGGGTCAATAATGCCGGTGGGGTCGCCCTGGTAGAACAGGCCGCCGTCCTCGTCAAATCCTTCTTCGTAAGTGGCCTGGGCCATTTTCAGGGCCACGTCCTTAAGGCGGGCCAGCAGGTTGTCATCGCCCAACACCTCCCCGGCTTCCACCAACAACCAACTACCCTCAATGTCGTGGCCATAAGAAACTTGAGCAGACAGTGAGCGCCAAGTTTCGTCAAAAAACAGCTTAAAGTGAGCGGTGGCCGGATCAATAATATGATCAAGCGTCGCCAAAATCAACTCTTTTTGTTTGGTCTTAAGGCCGGCATCATCCCCGGCCCGCAAAAGATTGGTAAAGGCTTCCATCAGGTGTAGATGGGTGTTCATGGACTTTTGCGCCGCCACATCTTCTTCACCCAATTTCAGCCCACCCATCAGCGACCAGTCCCGCTGCGCTCCTTCAAAATAGCCCGACGCCTGGCGGTCGTAACAATGTTGTTCAAGCAACCGGTAAATTTCAAGGGCTTTAGCCAGGCTTGGCTGATGGCCGGTGGCCAGGTAATACTCTGAAACCCCGTAAATACCAAAAGCCTGGCCGTAGGTCATCTTGAGCATCTTAATCGGTTGGCCCCGGTAGTCAAGCAACCAGAAAAATCCGCCCCATTCATCATCCCAAAAATTGTCCAGCAGGTAATGGTAGGCCCGATCAGCCGTTTCAAGATAAACGGGGTCAGCCAAAACGCGATAAACGTGCGAGTACGTCCACAGCAGCCGGGCATTGTGGATCAAGCCCTTGGGGG from Anaerolineae bacterium includes these protein-coding regions:
- a CDS encoding N-6 DNA methylase, whose protein sequence is MIRRFSEQYTETAGEHFTPREVIWLMVELIFSEDDEVLHVPHKIRKVYDPACGTGGMLSVAREYIIQRNKKANVVLFGQELNPSAYAVAKSDMLLKGEDPDNIVFGNSFSDDGYRGQTFNIMLSNPPFCVSWKKVEWIIKQEHESQGKNGRFGAGLPRINDGALLFLQHMLSKMDNEEGSRIAIIFNGSPLFTGDAGSGESEIRRWIIENDWLEGIVALPDQLFYNTGINTYIWVLTNSKSKKRKDKVQLVNAVDFYQKMRKSLGSKRHQISEAQIAEIAGIYRRFAEEENCRIYPKHFFGYRKVRIDRPLRLNFQNTPERIARLEEQSAFQNLAKSKKKIPAIREADEAAGREQQAAIRAMLNDLPAGLIDDRAKFLKVLRQTAKQHQLKLSPNLTKAIVAALGETDPAAKICFDKNGKPEPDTDLRDYENIPLPAGEVGLFQKSPTSETAEPDKEVELFQKSSTSELGDSWLDEKVPLTEDVWDYFNREVKPHVDDAFIDTNFTDEKDGRVGRVGYEISFTRYFYRYRPPRELAEIEDDIRTLEREIIDLLAQVGGNGINPEVGLFEKSPTSEPNDDDDGVRV
- a CDS encoding type I restriction endonuclease subunit R, which encodes MDISEKGFEDQIEEHLHTAYGFRQRNGRKHNPHYDLKHCVDPDILLEFIINTQKEEWQRLKEQHGTAVVPKFLSRLDSQIRRRGTLHVLRNGIKDFGCFFELAYFQPATTLNPEHQAKFAQNIFSVMRQVQYSAKNNNSIDLVIFLNGLPIVTIELKNKLTGQNAINAILQYQRDRDPRGEPLLSFKRCLVHFAVDGDSVYMTTHLKGQATHFLPFNRGDDHGGAGNPINPNGYASSYLWEEILAPANLLELVASFIFVEVDPDDGGEKLIFPRYHQWHAVRHLLAQAKEHGVGHNYLIQHSAGSGKSKTIAWLSHRLASLHDAHNQRVFDSVIVITDRRILDKQLRNAVLQFEKQSGVVQAIDKDSQQLLEALEGGSEIVVTTLQKFPVVIQKIQELEKEEAGTIEAFEGAMRGRRFTIIADEAHSSQSGETSKSIKQVLSVDDASSERSPTFIKSWTSDASDELASDEPLTGEDLINASMSKRGRQRNLSFFGFTATPKQKTLELFGEEQPDGSFQPSHLYSMRQAIEEKFILDVLTNYTTYTTYFNLLKKIEDDPRYPKSKAIGQMKRYVSLHEFTIAQKTEIMVEHFWETTRHRIPNPAGKGQAKAMVVTRSRLHAVRYKLAFDKYLKKQGYDIAALVAFSGEIEDSGKKYTEASMNGFPDTQTAGTFNKPGYRFLIVAEKFQTGFDQPLLHTMYVDKVLTGVNAVQTLSRLNRTHPAKTETMVLDFANKAEDIQKAFQPYYETTLLSEGSDPNKLYDLYDTLADFQLYTPEEVAAVAELFLRQGEKAKNLQPLLRTVVTRFNYLTDPARQDEFRHYLHNYVRQYAFLSQVMPFQDADLERLYLLSYKTSAYG
- a CDS encoding transposase, producing the protein MTKTIYVSGEYYHLYNRGVNRQPIFFTRRNWGFFIQRLADYFQPDLVDIIAYCLMPNHYHLLVHLKSENFSHAVMQPFGTSYTKAINKEQQRVGSLFQGRFKGKHVDNQAYLTHLTRYIHRNPVEARLVTSPAKWVFSSYQDYIGLRNGKLPKPNIILAQFASVADYRAYVEDQDEDDKIIEHLLFD
- a CDS encoding alpha/beta hydrolase, encoding MTTTTFSHQRENLLQFQAEHPCQKITVANVQWEYLVGGKGPETLLFLNGGLRIAETAFAYVQLFEPAYRVIVPTYPPLWHIDEIVDGIVAILEQEQIQNVFVLGQSYGGMVAQVMVQRYPARIKKLVLSSAGPLSAPRLQRAALTLILALAPMLPGKMVKNIYQKSIFQILSVPGNQRDFWQVYLAQIFEKRLSKADVLSHFRTGADTLKKYGYDQVGGKPWPGEVLVIGGENDPVSTEADRTKIVAFYPNTRLKIVADAGHAIVLSKPNEYAASIKTFFAQN
- a CDS encoding restriction endonuclease subunit S, whose translation is MGIKPYPKYKPSGLDSIDTVPEHWEIRRLKHIAATAFSNVDKHSRDEDIPVRLCNYTDVYYNDFITADLELMPSTASPSEVRRFGLKQGDVIVTKDSESWDDIAVPALVTEEFKDVVCGYHLALIRPHETRVDGRYLFRSFSSFGIDDQYKMAANGITRYGLGKYDLDNSLFLIPPLAEQQAIANFLDQETAVIDTLIAKKRQLIERLQEKRTTLISHAVTKGLDPTAPMKDSGVEWLGEIPEHWQLVKIKFIANPRGDAIKTGPFGSQLLSSEMMSGEIKVYNQRNVIDRDLTQGENYISKEKYADLRAFTVYPGDILITTRGTIGRCVIVPDDAELGILHPCLMRIQPNPQKLFSRFLVLLIQDSFLIQSQLFEMSNSTTIEVIYSGTMREVKIPLPDISEQIAIVAYLDREITHLGTLIERVEQAIERLKEYRTALISAAVTGKIDVRE
- a CDS encoding AGE family epimerase/isomerase; protein product: MIGNLKHYQAEVEQELKTNILPFHIAHTLDRENGGFYGSLNNALAIKKDAPKGLIHNARLLWTYSHVYRVLADPVYLETADRAYHYLLDNFWDDEWGGFFWLLDYRGQPIKMLKMTYGQAFGIYGVSEYYLATGHQPSLAKALEIYRLLEQHCYDRQASGYFEGAQRDWSLMGGLKLGEEDVAAQKSMNTHLHLMEAFTNLLRAGDDAGLKTKQKELILATLDHIIDPATAHFKLFFDETWRSLSAQVSYGHDIEGSWLLVEAGEVLGDDNLLARLKDVALKMAQATYEEGFDEDGGLFYQGDPTGIIDPAKHWWPQAEAMVGFLSAYQLSRHQPFLQASLKSWDFIKQYLIDREHGEWFWGVDKTGRPLNREKAGMWKSPYHNSRACLEVSQRVDKILSHQGD